In Pseudomonas flavescens, the sequence TCGGCACGCTCAGGTCGACGCCGTCTGCCACCTGGAAGTACGCCGGCTCGGCGAGCACGCGCAGCGCCGTGGCGTCGCGGGTGGTGTTGCCATCCAGGGCGGCGCGGTTGTCGGTGACGCTCAGGGTGCGGTTCCAGGCCAGCTCGGCCAGCACCGAGCCGCCGTCCCAGAGTGCCGAAGGCGGCAGCAGGTAGATGGTCGAGAGGTTGACGTGTGCCGTGCGGCCCTTGGCGTAGAGCGCATCGTCGGCGTTGTCGGCCAGTTGTCCCGGCGCGACCACCTGCAGGTTGCTGACCAATGGCGCGTCCCAGCGTATCGAGGTCTCGCCCGCGAAGTTGAAGTCGCCATAGGCGGTGGAGAAACTGGCGCCAACGGTCTTGATGTCCTCGGCGAACACCTGCCGGTACTCGCCGAGAATCGGCAGGCCGGTGGCGGCTGCAGCCGGACCGTCGATGTAGGCGTACAGGCCACTTGGCGCCTTGTCGTGGTACTTGGCCGCGTACAGCCCCAGCTCCAGCTCGGTACCCTCGGGTTTGAAACGGATTTGCATGCCACCCTGGCCGCCGTTGCGCGCCTCGATGTCCTTGCCGTGCACGGTGCGGTTGCCGAACACCTGCTGCAGGTCACCCGAGCCCTCGCCGATGGCATCGCTGTCACTCAGGTAGCTACCGGCACCCGGCAGGCTGGAGCGCTCCCAGTCGAACTGGTAGTAGGCACCAATCGACAGCTGCGGATTGATCTGCAACTGGCCGGATATCTGGTTGACCGGGCGCAGGATTTCCTTGAACTGCGTGCCCGGCACACTGAGCAGCTTGACCACGTCGGTCGGCCCCTGCGCCGCGCCGATGCCATTGCCGCCGTAGAACAGGCTTTCGCCATACACCAGGCTGTGCCGGCCAAGACGCAGCACGCCTTGGGACACCTCGCCCAAATCGCCGCGCAGATAAACGAAGGCGTCGAGCAGTTCGGCATCACGGCCGTGCAGCTCACGGGTGTCGGAGAGAAAACGCGGCTGTTCGCTGCTGTCGGTGTCCTGGTTGTAGATATGGTCATACCAGGCCGCGCCGCTCACCCGCATGCCGTAGTTCTGATGGCTGAGATCCACCTCGGATAGGATGTCGAGGCGATTGGAGACCAGCCCTCGACTGAAGTTCTTGTCACCCTGCCCCTGGATCGATGGATACAACCCGCCGGCCGTCGAGGCGTCGGTCAGGCGATCGTCAGCGCCGTGCAAGCGCCAGGCCTGGCTGTATTTCAGCGTGTTGTCCCAGCGCAGTTGCCAGTCACTGGAGCCCAGGTCGATTTGCGCAGCCTGAGCCGGCGCAGCGATGTTCATGCTGACGGCGAACGCCAGCAGGGATGCTTTGACGCAATGCTGTGTTTGGTTCATGTCGATCCTCATTATTCTTGTTGTCGGACTTGATGACCGCCCAGCGGGCGACCAGGGCTAGAACAATGCCGAGCGCCTCCGCCGCTCAGACATAGGTGGATGCCAGCCCGCCATCGACGGGCAGGTTGACGCCGTTGATCCAGCGCGCCTCGTCGGCGCAGAGGAAGGCGATCGCCGCAGCGACTTCGTCCGGGTAGGCCGGCCGCTTGATGCGATGGGCATCGGCTTCGACGCGGGTCTGGCCGAGCATCTCGACGAAATCGCCAAGGATCGGGGTGAACACCGGGCCCGGCGCCACGCAGTTCATGCGTACCGAATGGGCGAGGAACCAGGGTTGAGCCTGTACCAGGCTCCAGACGATCAGCGCCTCCTTGAAGTATTGGTAACTGCCGTTCGCCGGCAGTGGATGTTCGGCCAGCCAGGCCTCGCCAGCGGCAAAGCTCTCGGTGGCAGCCAGGGCCTTGTGCGCCGCCAGCCGCTCGGGCCACTGCGCGCCGAGAATCGACGCCACGTTGACGATGCTGCCGCCGACGACGAGGCGCGGCAGCAGGGCCACGCTCAGGTGGCGCAGGCCGAGGTAATTGACCCGCGCCAGCAGGGCCGGATCGGCGGTGCCGGGCACGCCGGCGACGTTGCACAGGCCATCGAGTTGCCCGGGCAATTGCGCCACCGCGCGGTCGATGCTCGCCACCGCTGCGAGATCGACCTCGATGAAACCGTCCAGGGTCAGGTGTGGCGGGTTGCGATCCAGGCCGATGACGCGGGCGCCGTGGAAGCGCAGCAGTCGCGCGGTTTCCGCGCCGATGCCGGACGATACGCCCGTCACCGCGAAGGTCTTGCCGCTCAGGTTCATGTCATTTCCTTTTTTTGTTCTTGTCTGGTGTCTGGAGCGATGCGACTCAGAAGGGGTACTGCGGCGGGGTTTCCTTGACCGTCACCCATTGCCATTGGGTGAACTCGTCCCAGTTGGCCGGGCCGTTCATGCTGCTGCCGTTGCCCGAGTTGCCACGCCCACCGAACGGGTTGACGCAGTCGTCATTCACGGTCTGGTCGTTGATATGCAGCATGCCGCAGTCGAGCCTTGCCCCCAGGCTCATGGCGCGGCCAACGGAACGGGAGATCACGGCGGCGGCGAGCCCGTATTCGCTGCGGTTGGCCAGTTCGATGGCTTCTTCGTCGCTGGCGAAGCTGGCCACGCAAGCCACCGGGCCGAAGAGTTCGCGGTCGAAGGCCGGCATGCCCGGTTTGAGATGACTGAGCACGGTGGGCTGGTAGAACAGGCCCTCGTAACGACCGCCGATCTGCAGCCTGGCACCGGCGCCTACGCTGTCGAGCACCATCTGGTGGGCACGCACGAGCTGGTTCTCGTTGATCATCGGGCCGAGCTCCACCTCGCCGCTGGCGGGGTCACCGACGCGCAGCCGCCGTGTACGCTCGACCAGCCCCTCGACGAAGCGCTCGACCAGCGATTCATGCACCAGAATCAGCCCGCTGGCCATGCAGATCTGCCCCTGATGCAGGAAGGCGCCCCAGCTGGCGCAGCTCAGGGCGCGCTCCAGATCGGCGTCTTCGAGAACGATCAACGGGTTCTTGCCGCCCAGCTCCAGAGCGACCTTCTTCAGGTTTCGCCCGGCGGTTTCCGCCACCTTGCGCCCTGCTGCCGTGGAGCCGGTGAAGGCGATCATCCGCACGTGGGGATCGGCACACAGCGCAGCCCCGGTATGGGCGCCGCCGGGCAGCACATGCAGCACACCCGCGGGCAGGCCGGCCTCTTCGAACAGGCGGGCGATCAGGAAACCACCACTGATCGGCGTCTGTGGATCAGGCTTGAGCACCACCGCATTGCCGGCGGCGAGAGCTGCTGCGACAGAGCGAATGGACAGGATCAGCGGGAAGTTGAACGGTGAAATCACCCCGACCACGCCGTGGGGCAAGCGCCGTGCGTAGGACAGCGTGCCAGAGTTGCTCGGCAGCACCAGGCCGTGCGGTTGCATCACTTGCCCGGCGGCCAGTTGCAGAAACAACACCGCTTCGCGAACTTCATGGTGAGCCTTGAGCAGAATGCCGCCGGTTTCGCGGGCGATGAACAGCGCGCACTCGTCGGCATGCGCCTGCAGCACCTGTGCAGCGCGCAGGAAGATATCCGCTCGCTGGCGTGGGGCGACCGCCTCCCAGGCCGCCTGGTGGCGGGCTGCGCTGGCGGCAGACTGGGTGATGTCTTCGGCCCGGGCTTCCCCGGTAATGGTCAGGCAATGACCCGTGGCCGGCTCGATGACGGCGGTGCGGCCACCGGCCAGCGGTGCTTGCCAGGCACCAGAGAACAGCTTGCCTTCCCAGAGCCCTTCATCCAGCAAGGCGTGCGTCGATTGCGATTGCGGCAGTCGAGACATGGTGTCTCCTTGGAGTATTGTTGTTTTAAGTGATTTGCCAGTGGGCCTGAGGCCTATCGCAAAGAGCGTGCCCAGATATCCGTAAGCGTCTGGGCAGCGTAGAAATCCACAATAATTTCAATAAATTGGATGCATTCATCGGTTTCGGGACGTGTTTTTCAAGGCGCTTCAAGGTCTGTGAAAATTCGCAAATGAGCAGCTGCGAAGTGGTCTCGTCGGTTCCGAATTGATGAATTGCGCACGTGCGGAGCCGTAGTCATGCCCGATCCTCATCGCATTTCCCTGAACGCTCTGAGCAATATCGAGACGCCCCATTACCGTGGCGCCAGCGATGCGCTCGACTGGCAGAACGCACCGACCCTGCGCGACCTGACCGAGTGCCTGTTCTTCTCGCCGGGGGACGGGCGCATCTGGCTCAACGACCAGCGCATGGTGTTGCTGCACTGCGAGGCGCTGGGCGCATTGCGGCGCGAGCTGATCGACAGCCTCGGCCTGGAGCGCGCGCGTGGCCTGCTGACGCGTGCGGGTTACCTGTCCGGTGCCAGGGACGCTCGCCTGGTGCAGCAACGTTGGGGCGGCGCCGAACCGGCGTCGATCTTCGCTGCCGGCATTCGCCTTCACGGGCTCGAGGGCATGGTCAAGGTGGAGCCGGTGCACTTCGAGTTCGACGTCGACCGTGGCCACTACGACGGCGAGTTTCTCTGGCATCACGCCCACGAGGACGACGAACACATCGCCGCCTACGGCATCGGCAACGATCCTGCCTGCTGGATGGAAATCGGTTATGCCACCGGTTATGTAAGCGGCCTGTTCGGCCGTCTGGTGGTCTTTCGCGAGGTGGAGTGCCGGGCCATGGGCCATCAGGTATGCCGGGTGCTGGGCAAGACCGCCGAGCTGTGGGGCGATGTGGAGGAGGATCTGCGTTACCTGAACGCGTCCGCTGACGAGGGCGAGCACTGCCGGCTGGATCGCGCGCCCTATCAGCCGTTGTCAGCCGGCACGGCGGAAAGCGATGAGGGCCGCATGATCGGTGCCTCGGCGGCCTTCAATGCTGCCTACCAGTCATTGCAGCGGGTAGCGCGTACCCCGGCCACGGTGTTGTTCGGTGGCGAGTCGGGGGTGGGCAAGGAGTTGTTCGCCAGCAACCTGCACCGCATGAGCGAGCGGCGCGACGGGCCTTTCGTCGCCCTCAACTGCGCGGCCATCGCCGAGAGCCTCATCGAGGCGGAATTGTTCGGTGTCGAGCGCGGCGCCTACACCGGCGCCAGCCACTCGCGTGCCGGTCGCTTCGAGCGCGCCCAGGGCGGCACGCTGTTTCTCGACGAGGTCGCCTGCCTCAGCCTGCCGGGGCAGGGCAAGCTGCTACGGGCTCTGCAGGAACGCGAGATCGAGCGGGTCGGTGGTACCTCGGTCATCAACGTCGACGTGCGGGTGATCGCGGCGACCAATGTGGATCTGCGCGCCGCCGTGCGCCGGGGCGAGTTTCGCGAGGATCTCTACTACCGGCTCAACGTCTACCCGATCCACATTCCGCCGCTGCGTGAGCGCCGCGACGACATCCCCCTGTTGGTGGACTTCTTCATGCGCCGTTATTGCGAGCGCTATGGACGCACACCGGTCGGCTTGACCATGCGCGGCATCAAGGCGCTGCTCAACTACGATTTTCCTGGCAACATCCGCGAGCTGCAGAACCTCATCGAGCGGGGGGTGATCGCCAGCAACGAGGGGGCGGCCATCGACCTCAACCACCTGTTTCGCGATGAGGAGTTGCCTGCCGAGTTCTACTCGGTGCTGCAGCAGGGGCGCCTGGTGCAGAATCATGAGCTCGACCGGCAAACGGACCTGCTGACCCGCCTTGGCTGCCCGGATCTACCGGAGGCCAGCCTGTCGCTGGAGGCATTGGAAAATCAGCTGCTGGAGCAGGCGCTGCAGCGCAATGCCGGCAACCTGGCGGCTGCCGCCCGCCTGCTGGGGCTCAGCCGCGCCCAGTTCGCCTACCGGCTCAAGCGGGCACGGGGGTAGCTGAAGATCGTTCGCGGGCATGGCCCGCTCCCACAGGTCTCGCGGGGCTCACAACTTACCTGTGGGAGCGCGCCATGCGCGCGAATAGGTAGCGAGCACTACACTGGCATCTGAATCAACACGGAGGTCGATTCATGCTGATGTCATCGAAACCGGGTTATCGCGCCTTGCGCAGAGGCCGAGCTTCCTGCCCCGCAATGGCCTATCTGATCACCACCATCACCCGTGACCGCCAGCCGGTGTTCAGCCATTTCGCCGCTGGCTGTGCCGC encodes:
- a CDS encoding DUF1302 domain-containing protein; translated protein: MNQTQHCVKASLLAFAVSMNIAAPAQAAQIDLGSSDWQLRWDNTLKYSQAWRLHGADDRLTDASTAGGLYPSIQGQGDKNFSRGLVSNRLDILSEVDLSHQNYGMRVSGAAWYDHIYNQDTDSSEQPRFLSDTRELHGRDAELLDAFVYLRGDLGEVSQGVLRLGRHSLVYGESLFYGGNGIGAAQGPTDVVKLLSVPGTQFKEILRPVNQISGQLQINPQLSIGAYYQFDWERSSLPGAGSYLSDSDAIGEGSGDLQQVFGNRTVHGKDIEARNGGQGGMQIRFKPEGTELELGLYAAKYHDKAPSGLYAYIDGPAAAATGLPILGEYRQVFAEDIKTVGASFSTAYGDFNFAGETSIRWDAPLVSNLQVVAPGQLADNADDALYAKGRTAHVNLSTIYLLPPSALWDGGSVLAELAWNRTLSVTDNRAALDGNTTRDATALRVLAEPAYFQVADGVDLSVPIGIGMVLDGRSSAVSKSGFGNSHAGDWSVGLKATYLQRWEAGLNYVNFFGATGAGLNEAGDFSYQQSLADRDFVSLYVKTTF
- a CDS encoding coniferyl-alcohol dehydrogenase, encoding MNLSGKTFAVTGVSSGIGAETARLLRFHGARVIGLDRNPPHLTLDGFIEVDLAAVASIDRAVAQLPGQLDGLCNVAGVPGTADPALLARVNYLGLRHLSVALLPRLVVGGSIVNVASILGAQWPERLAAHKALAATESFAAGEAWLAEHPLPANGSYQYFKEALIVWSLVQAQPWFLAHSVRMNCVAPGPVFTPILGDFVEMLGQTRVEADAHRIKRPAYPDEVAAAIAFLCADEARWINGVNLPVDGGLASTYV
- a CDS encoding benzaldehyde dehydrogenase — protein: MPQSQSTHALLDEGLWEGKLFSGAWQAPLAGGRTAVIEPATGHCLTITGEARAEDITQSAASAARHQAAWEAVAPRQRADIFLRAAQVLQAHADECALFIARETGGILLKAHHEVREAVLFLQLAAGQVMQPHGLVLPSNSGTLSYARRLPHGVVGVISPFNFPLILSIRSVAAALAAGNAVVLKPDPQTPISGGFLIARLFEEAGLPAGVLHVLPGGAHTGAALCADPHVRMIAFTGSTAAGRKVAETAGRNLKKVALELGGKNPLIVLEDADLERALSCASWGAFLHQGQICMASGLILVHESLVERFVEGLVERTRRLRVGDPASGEVELGPMINENQLVRAHQMVLDSVGAGARLQIGGRYEGLFYQPTVLSHLKPGMPAFDRELFGPVACVASFASDEEAIELANRSEYGLAAAVISRSVGRAMSLGARLDCGMLHINDQTVNDDCVNPFGGRGNSGNGSSMNGPANWDEFTQWQWVTVKETPPQYPF
- a CDS encoding sigma-54-dependent Fis family transcriptional regulator, with the translated sequence MPDPHRISLNALSNIETPHYRGASDALDWQNAPTLRDLTECLFFSPGDGRIWLNDQRMVLLHCEALGALRRELIDSLGLERARGLLTRAGYLSGARDARLVQQRWGGAEPASIFAAGIRLHGLEGMVKVEPVHFEFDVDRGHYDGEFLWHHAHEDDEHIAAYGIGNDPACWMEIGYATGYVSGLFGRLVVFREVECRAMGHQVCRVLGKTAELWGDVEEDLRYLNASADEGEHCRLDRAPYQPLSAGTAESDEGRMIGASAAFNAAYQSLQRVARTPATVLFGGESGVGKELFASNLHRMSERRDGPFVALNCAAIAESLIEAELFGVERGAYTGASHSRAGRFERAQGGTLFLDEVACLSLPGQGKLLRALQEREIERVGGTSVINVDVRVIAATNVDLRAAVRRGEFREDLYYRLNVYPIHIPPLRERRDDIPLLVDFFMRRYCERYGRTPVGLTMRGIKALLNYDFPGNIRELQNLIERGVIASNEGAAIDLNHLFRDEELPAEFYSVLQQGRLVQNHELDRQTDLLTRLGCPDLPEASLSLEALENQLLEQALQRNAGNLAAAARLLGLSRAQFAYRLKRARG